In the Diachasmimorpha longicaudata isolate KC_UGA_2023 chromosome 1, iyDiaLong2, whole genome shotgun sequence genome, one interval contains:
- the LOC135172742 gene encoding signal recognition particle 19 kDa protein: MALAWNDSKKHSDRERWVCIYPIYLNSKRTRGEGRKLTKSKCVENPTHQEIRDVLTAAGLNVGVENKLHPRERSKELLFRGRIRVQLKDDDGKPMKPEFPTRDSLLLYLGTTIPNLKTRQGKPNSAEQTTQQSSTSSKKGKGKGRR, translated from the exons ATGGCGCTCGCCTGGAACGACTCCAAAAAGCATAGTGATAGAGAAAG GTGGGTCTGCATTTACCCAATCTACCTCAACAGCAAAAGAACCCGGGGGGAAGGCAGAAAACTCACGAAATCAAAATGTGTTGAAAATCCAACCCACCAAGAGATTCGTGACGTTCTCACAGCAGCAGGTCTCAACGTTGGCGTTGAAAACAAACTTCATCCAAGAGAACGCAGTAAGGAGCTATTGTTCAGAGGACGTATACGTGTTCAGCTGAAGGACGACGATGGTAAGCCAATGAAGCCGGAGTTCCCGACGAGGGACTCTCTTCTCCTCTATTTGGGTACTACAATACCCAATTTGAAGACGAGACAGGGAAAACCAAACTCTGCTGAACAAACCACTCAGCAATCGTCGACCTCCTCAAAGAAGGGTAAAGGGAAGGGCAGGAGGTGA